The following coding sequences lie in one Azospirillum humicireducens genomic window:
- the pspF gene encoding phage shock protein operon transcriptional activator codes for MQAAPPSLLGESPAFLASLSHVSRVAPLERPVLVIGERGTGKELIAARLHYLSQRWDRPFVKVNCAALPESLLDSELFGHEAGAFTGATRRQIGRIEQADGGTLFLDEIATASPAVQEKLLRAVEYGEIERVGGRTATVDVRVVGATNADLPALAAAGRFRADLLDRLAFDVVTLPPLRARPDDIPPLAEHFALGMVRELQRPLFPGFTAAALDRLRAHDWPGNVRELRNAVERSVAAAETDEPLDRIILDPFDSPWRPAAAPTARTGHTPAQPPVPDKPPPAMPLPAMPGFDGGILDQVRAFEAAKLREALEQNRFNQRQTAEALGLGYHQLRGMLKKHGLIPPTPLRP; via the coding sequence ATGCAGGCTGCCCCTCCGTCCCTTCTCGGCGAATCCCCGGCCTTCCTGGCGTCGCTGTCCCATGTCTCGCGGGTGGCGCCATTGGAGCGGCCGGTGCTGGTGATCGGGGAGCGCGGGACCGGCAAGGAGCTGATCGCCGCCCGCCTGCACTACCTGTCGCAGCGGTGGGACCGCCCCTTCGTCAAGGTGAACTGCGCCGCCCTGCCGGAATCCCTGCTCGATTCGGAGCTGTTCGGGCATGAGGCCGGGGCCTTCACCGGCGCCACCCGCCGGCAGATCGGCCGGATCGAGCAGGCCGACGGCGGCACCCTGTTCCTGGACGAGATCGCCACCGCCTCCCCCGCCGTTCAGGAAAAGCTGCTGCGCGCCGTGGAGTATGGCGAGATCGAACGGGTCGGCGGCCGCACCGCCACCGTCGACGTGCGGGTGGTGGGGGCCACCAACGCCGACTTGCCGGCGCTGGCCGCCGCCGGCCGCTTCCGCGCCGACCTGCTGGACCGTCTGGCCTTCGACGTGGTGACGCTTCCGCCCTTGCGCGCCCGGCCCGACGACATCCCGCCGCTGGCCGAGCATTTCGCCCTGGGCATGGTGCGCGAGCTGCAGCGTCCGCTGTTCCCCGGCTTCACCGCCGCCGCTCTCGACCGGCTGCGCGCCCATGACTGGCCCGGCAATGTGCGCGAGCTGCGCAACGCGGTGGAGCGCTCGGTCGCCGCCGCCGAGACCGACGAGCCGCTCGACCGCATCATCCTCGACCCCTTCGACTCGCCCTGGCGCCCCGCCGCGGCGCCGACGGCCCGCACCGGTCACACACCGGCCCAGCCTCCCGTTCCGGACAAGCCCCCGCCGGCCATGCCCCTGCCGGCCATGCCCGGCTTCGACGGCGGCATCCTCGATCAGGTCCGCGCCTTCGAGGCGGCGAAGCTGCGCGAGGCGCTGGAACAGAACCGCTTCAACCAGCGCCAGACCGCCGAGGCGTTGGGGCTGGGCTACCACCAGCTTCGCGGCATGCTGAAGAAGCACGGGCTGATCCCGCCCACCCCTCTGCGACCATAG
- the pspA gene encoding phage shock protein PspA yields MSIFSRLTDIVQSNLNSLLDRAEEPEKLIRLIIQEMEDTLVEVRSSTVKIIAEKKEIERRVADLHRERDEWDRKAEVALTRDREDLAKGALLAKAKVAEQADALTEQLVQVEAALSKANEDIARLQAKLTDAKTREKTLVARTQTAANRVKVRGALHDERINDALSRFEQVERNLDEMEGRVEAYDVGRTKSLTEEIAELEAAHKVEEDLAALKARIAARRNG; encoded by the coding sequence ATGAGCATCTTTTCGCGCCTGACCGACATCGTGCAGTCGAACCTGAATTCCCTGCTCGACCGCGCCGAGGAGCCGGAGAAGCTGATCCGCCTGATCATCCAGGAGATGGAAGACACGCTGGTCGAGGTCCGCTCCTCCACCGTCAAGATCATCGCGGAGAAGAAGGAGATCGAACGCCGCGTCGCCGACCTCCACCGCGAGCGCGACGAGTGGGACCGCAAGGCCGAGGTGGCGCTGACCCGCGACCGCGAGGATCTGGCCAAGGGCGCCCTGCTCGCCAAGGCCAAGGTCGCCGAGCAGGCCGACGCGCTGACCGAACAGCTGGTGCAGGTCGAAGCGGCGCTGTCCAAGGCCAACGAGGACATCGCCCGCCTGCAGGCCAAGCTGACCGACGCCAAGACCCGCGAGAAGACGCTGGTCGCCCGCACCCAGACCGCAGCCAACCGCGTGAAGGTCCGCGGCGCCCTGCATGACGAGCGGATCAACGACGCCCTGTCGCGCTTCGAGCAGGTCGAACGCAACCTGGACGAGATGGAGGGCCGGGTCGAGGCCTACGACGTCGGCCGCACCAAGAGCCTGACCGAGGAGATCGCGGAACTCGAGGCCGCCCACAAGGTCGAGGAGGATCTGGCGGCGCTGAAGGCCCGCATCGCGGCGCGGCGCAACGGCTGA
- the pspB gene encoding envelope stress response membrane protein PspB, which translates to MGFLGFVLAVLFMVVVAPVWIVFHYITKWRAQRGLSAQDERLLAEMWEISNRLEARVHALERVLDAEAPNWRNKV; encoded by the coding sequence ATGGGGTTCCTGGGTTTCGTCCTCGCGGTGCTGTTCATGGTGGTGGTGGCACCGGTGTGGATCGTCTTCCACTACATCACCAAATGGCGGGCGCAGCGCGGGCTCTCCGCGCAGGACGAACGGCTGCTGGCCGAGATGTGGGAGATTTCCAACCGGCTGGAAGCCCGCGTCCATGCGTTGGAACGCGTCCTCGATGCCGAGGCTCCGAACTGGCGCAACAAGGTGTGA
- the pspC gene encoding envelope stress response membrane protein PspC — translation MDHKSFYDSPNPHRLYRDPQRGVLGGVCTGVADYFGVQPTVVRLAMLFALFFFSVPLVIAYLIALLVLPVRPAQLYRDAEEEAFWRTVSTKPDRTLAGLTQRFRDMEKRIVGMEAYVASKEFELNRAIRDLDR, via the coding sequence ATGGACCACAAGTCCTTCTACGACTCGCCGAATCCGCATCGGCTGTATCGCGACCCGCAACGCGGGGTGCTGGGCGGAGTGTGCACGGGCGTTGCCGATTACTTCGGCGTGCAGCCGACGGTCGTCCGTCTGGCGATGCTGTTCGCCCTGTTCTTCTTCTCGGTCCCGCTGGTGATCGCCTATCTGATCGCGCTGCTGGTTCTGCCGGTGCGTCCGGCGCAGCTCTATCGCGATGCCGAGGAGGAGGCCTTCTGGCGGACGGTGTCGACCAAGCCAGACCGGACGCTCGCCGGCCTGACCCAGCGCTTCCGCGACATGGAGAAGCGCATCGTCGGGATGGAGGCCTATGTCGCCTCCAAGGAGTTCGAGCTGAACCGCGCGATCCGCGACCTGGACCGCTGA
- a CDS encoding alpha/beta hydrolase family protein — MKRFSLSVLLTLSIAAVGLPGLAHAEPAIGFQRLSLPATDRNRALEVAVWYPAEAAGETTPIGDNPAFVGTAVRVGAPPQPGRHGLVVVSHGYGGNWTNQQWLAADLVAHGYVVAAPNHPGSTSRDMARPDAVMLWKRPGDLSRVIDWLNDEPRWSALLVAGQAAVVGHSLGGWTAVALAGGRFEPWRLKAACDAHPLMAACGPEIGGLGVEGPQSQAWATQPLADGRIKAVVTLDLGLSQGFDPESLSRSEAAFLVVGAGAGNPKMPVELESRHLAGSLPSDRTRSVEIADAGHFSFLGVCKAGAIPRLEAERPGDGAICRDRDGRDREAIHRQVSALVVSFLTSTMPPR, encoded by the coding sequence ATGAAGCGCTTTTCCCTGTCGGTGCTCCTCACGCTTTCCATCGCGGCGGTGGGGCTGCCGGGCCTCGCCCATGCCGAACCGGCCATCGGCTTTCAAAGGCTTTCCCTGCCCGCGACCGACCGGAACCGGGCGTTGGAGGTCGCGGTCTGGTACCCGGCGGAGGCAGCGGGGGAAACCACGCCGATCGGCGACAATCCGGCATTCGTGGGGACGGCGGTCCGGGTCGGCGCGCCGCCGCAGCCGGGCCGGCATGGGCTGGTGGTGGTGTCGCACGGCTATGGCGGCAACTGGACCAACCAGCAATGGCTGGCTGCCGATCTGGTGGCGCACGGCTATGTCGTCGCAGCGCCGAACCATCCCGGTTCGACCAGCCGGGACATGGCGCGGCCGGATGCCGTCATGCTGTGGAAGCGTCCGGGCGACCTCAGCCGGGTCATCGACTGGCTGAACGACGAGCCGCGCTGGTCCGCACTGCTCGTAGCCGGACAGGCTGCGGTGGTCGGGCATTCGCTCGGTGGATGGACCGCCGTTGCCCTGGCCGGCGGGCGTTTCGAACCATGGCGTCTCAAGGCCGCCTGCGATGCCCATCCGCTGATGGCGGCCTGCGGACCGGAGATCGGTGGATTGGGCGTCGAAGGCCCGCAGTCCCAAGCATGGGCGACGCAGCCTTTGGCCGATGGGCGGATCAAGGCCGTCGTTACGCTCGATCTCGGCTTGTCGCAGGGGTTCGATCCCGAAAGCCTGTCCAGGAGCGAGGCCGCGTTCCTCGTCGTCGGTGCCGGTGCCGGCAATCCGAAAATGCCGGTGGAGCTGGAATCACGACATCTGGCCGGCAGTCTGCCAAGCGACCGGACGCGCTCCGTCGAAATCGCCGATGCCGGTCATTTCAGCTTTCTCGGCGTCTGCAAGGCCGGCGCCATCCCGCGGCTGGAGGCCGAACGGCCCGGCGACGGGGCGATATGCCGGGATCGTGACGGCCGTGACCGGGAGGCCATCCACCGTCAGGTGTCGGCCCTGGTCGTCAGTTTCCTCACATCGACGATGCCGCCGCGCTAG
- a CDS encoding MAPEG family protein, translated as MSDSSLRQSAPRRRKSLIRGALLLNGASMVVTALLFVLLLSLVAPPLGVNAPGARMVLWARLAVWPALLLFAMVVGVMAMRGLTQAFNPIEDPESRGQRVCQRVLANSVEQSAIFVPALAALVATLPQPSLAAAAVATGLFVLGRLLFWAGYLVHPFARAPGMAMTLTVNLIVLGWAVLLQLDGMQPGG; from the coding sequence ATGTCCGACAGCAGCCTTCGCCAAAGCGCACCGCGCAGGCGCAAATCCCTGATCCGCGGCGCCCTGCTGCTGAACGGAGCGTCGATGGTGGTGACGGCGCTGCTGTTCGTCCTGCTGCTGTCTCTGGTGGCGCCGCCGTTGGGTGTCAACGCGCCGGGCGCGCGGATGGTGTTGTGGGCGCGGCTGGCGGTCTGGCCGGCGCTGCTGCTGTTCGCCATGGTCGTCGGGGTGATGGCGATGCGCGGGCTCACCCAGGCCTTCAACCCGATCGAGGATCCCGAATCGCGCGGCCAGCGCGTCTGTCAGCGGGTGCTGGCCAACAGCGTCGAACAGTCCGCCATCTTCGTGCCGGCGCTGGCCGCCCTGGTCGCCACCCTGCCGCAGCCCTCGCTGGCGGCGGCGGCGGTGGCGACCGGGCTGTTCGTGCTGGGGCGGCTGCTGTTCTGGGCGGGCTATCTGGTCCATCCCTTCGCCCGCGCGCCGGGCATGGCGATGACGCTGACGGTCAATCTGATCGTGCTGGGCTGGGCCGTTCTGCTGCAGCTGGACGGGATGCAGCCGGGCGGCTGA
- a CDS encoding glycosyltransferase family 2 protein produces MTLTVSAVIATYNRGPELRIALTRLMAQTTPPMEIIVIDDGSTDGTGAMMRAEFPTVRYVRQPHNAGLILARNFGFVNTSGDCILSVDDDSWFGEPDGLARCVAHLEENPEVAAVACNIETRDGLVYFPKGAAPFDVPWYVGCGHLLRRSAVERVGLYMPELYRQGEEKDRCLRLVGAGYRVVALPDVMVYHDKSEKGRKPGMERFYNHRNDLIREVARCPSPLLAWRLARAWAGNSWKNLRHGPRLTDLKVLLALPEIVRIGLRHRAPVGVEAYRRWLHLAKTAAPASAPPPEKAVSRPAASRPAAAERPSPARSD; encoded by the coding sequence ATGACGCTGACCGTCAGCGCCGTCATCGCCACCTACAACCGCGGGCCGGAGCTGCGCATCGCGCTGACCCGGCTGATGGCCCAGACCACCCCGCCGATGGAGATCATCGTCATCGACGACGGCTCCACCGACGGCACCGGCGCGATGATGCGGGCGGAATTCCCCACCGTCCGCTACGTCCGCCAGCCGCACAATGCCGGGCTGATCCTGGCCCGCAACTTCGGCTTCGTGAACACCAGCGGCGACTGCATCCTGTCGGTGGACGACGACAGCTGGTTCGGGGAGCCCGACGGGCTGGCCCGCTGCGTCGCCCATCTTGAGGAGAATCCGGAGGTCGCCGCGGTCGCCTGCAACATCGAGACGCGCGACGGGCTGGTCTATTTCCCCAAGGGCGCGGCGCCCTTCGATGTGCCCTGGTATGTCGGCTGCGGCCATCTGCTGCGGCGCAGCGCGGTCGAGCGGGTCGGCCTCTACATGCCCGAACTCTACCGTCAGGGGGAGGAGAAGGACCGCTGCCTGCGGCTCGTCGGCGCCGGCTACCGCGTCGTGGCATTGCCCGATGTGATGGTCTACCACGACAAGAGCGAAAAGGGCCGCAAGCCGGGGATGGAGCGCTTCTACAACCACCGCAACGACCTGATCCGCGAGGTGGCGCGCTGTCCCTCCCCGCTGCTGGCGTGGCGGCTGGCGCGTGCCTGGGCCGGCAACAGCTGGAAGAACCTGCGCCACGGCCCGCGTCTGACCGACCTGAAGGTGCTGCTGGCCCTGCCGGAGATCGTCCGCATCGGGCTGCGGCACCGCGCCCCGGTGGGCGTGGAGGCCTACCGCCGCTGGCTGCATCTGGCAAAGACGGCGGCCCCGGCCAGCGCGCCCCCGCCCGAGAAAGCCGTCAGCCGCCCGGCTGCATCCCGTCCAGCTGCAGCAGAACGGCCCAGCCCAGCACGATCAGATTGA
- a CDS encoding oligosaccharide repeat unit polymerase: protein MIEMALIAQVLVLVLVIAVFLSTGSASMFHPLTLYLIFHALVFVMRPILVHTQNFNDVWLFMGFWPSEQQFVMTLVVSSVGLIAFAAACTWAGMVRPDWTPNGEPAPSFAFDRVDIVAFLTTAALLGPLAIYSAIQRQGGASFDGTGDVQMERDPLTGQPIYTNTTGYIAEAHSMGLPLTLGLIWICRFHPLSFLPFAGFVAYRAYLGWGRWAIIMGILGLVLLLLYRTRTRWFRLWHVLAAVPVMGLFTLLGNNRDAFRDVLAGDAPPSVLLRFNGGSGGGRAIDALAGQDLANFDFLAYILWVVPKQSATYTWFTQYLQLFTEPIPRLLWPGKPVGAPVKWVDLNDYGVFYNLTTSLPGDGWMSAGWIGMIVTMVVVGLILGRLHRWFWTDGFRNRYSVLFYCAFLPLCLQWFRDGNITIVKFGFFSLLPILLWIALTRALRAWGILEDDPLRPVVAPPNLVRREPS, encoded by the coding sequence ATGATCGAAATGGCGCTGATCGCGCAGGTCCTGGTGCTGGTGCTGGTGATCGCGGTGTTTCTCAGCACCGGCAGCGCGTCGATGTTCCATCCGCTGACGCTGTACCTGATCTTCCATGCCCTGGTCTTCGTCATGCGGCCGATCCTGGTCCACACGCAGAATTTCAACGATGTCTGGCTGTTCATGGGCTTCTGGCCCAGCGAGCAGCAATTCGTCATGACGCTGGTGGTCAGTTCGGTCGGTCTGATCGCCTTCGCCGCCGCCTGCACCTGGGCGGGGATGGTCCGTCCCGACTGGACCCCGAACGGCGAGCCGGCGCCGTCCTTCGCCTTCGACCGCGTCGACATCGTGGCCTTCCTGACCACCGCGGCGCTGTTGGGTCCGCTCGCCATCTATTCGGCGATCCAGCGCCAGGGCGGCGCCAGCTTCGACGGCACCGGCGACGTGCAGATGGAGCGCGATCCGCTGACCGGGCAGCCGATCTACACCAACACCACCGGCTACATCGCCGAAGCCCATTCGATGGGTCTGCCGCTGACGCTGGGGCTGATCTGGATCTGCCGGTTCCACCCGCTGTCCTTCCTCCCCTTCGCCGGCTTCGTCGCCTACCGCGCCTATCTGGGCTGGGGCCGCTGGGCGATCATCATGGGCATCCTGGGTCTGGTGCTCCTGTTGCTCTACCGCACCCGCACCCGATGGTTCCGGCTGTGGCATGTGCTGGCCGCGGTTCCGGTGATGGGGCTGTTCACGCTGCTCGGCAACAACCGCGACGCCTTCCGCGACGTGCTGGCCGGCGATGCGCCGCCTTCGGTCCTGCTGCGCTTCAACGGCGGCAGCGGCGGCGGCCGGGCGATCGACGCGCTGGCGGGCCAGGATCTCGCCAATTTCGACTTCCTCGCCTACATCCTGTGGGTGGTGCCGAAACAGTCGGCCACCTACACCTGGTTCACCCAGTATCTGCAGCTGTTCACCGAGCCGATTCCCCGCCTGCTGTGGCCGGGCAAGCCGGTGGGCGCGCCGGTGAAATGGGTGGACCTCAACGATTACGGCGTCTTCTACAACCTGACCACCTCGCTGCCGGGCGACGGCTGGATGAGCGCCGGCTGGATCGGCATGATCGTCACCATGGTGGTTGTCGGCCTGATCCTGGGGCGGCTGCACCGCTGGTTCTGGACCGACGGGTTCCGCAACCGCTACTCCGTGCTGTTCTACTGCGCCTTCCTGCCGCTGTGCCTGCAATGGTTCCGCGACGGCAACATCACCATCGTGAAGTTCGGATTCTTCTCGCTGCTGCCGATCCTGCTGTGGATCGCGCTGACCCGCGCCCTGCGGGCCTGGGGGATCCTGGAGGACGACCCGCTGCGTCCGGTGGTGGCGCCGCCCAATCTTGTCCGAAGGGAGCCGTCATGA
- a CDS encoding right-handed parallel beta-helix repeat-containing protein, translated as MPRFHPESWSCAARVLAICAVLLSSGWSMAAAAETTFYVSPTGNDRWSGRLPQPSADGRDGPFATPARALAAARGGGPATVRLGGGTYRLSAPLVVDGSLSGLRLTAAEGQQPVLSGGEMVGGARMANGLLSAPLAREPGLDVAIGGSGGGQRLDAARSGDFDPGDPRSGWFPAKAVQSNAKSPGSKRQMQVPPGVLKSGWAGPGVRAQALDRERLSDDLLGVVSADPNGLLTLGGDGQYPYRDGSTVRLLGHPDFLTRPGEFAWDAKARRLLVKPPTGFDSGRAELVVARTATLLRLDNARNVTVEGLTFTDVPWDGCAVLAKGGSGLRIAGNRFALVGTAVTLDGAARSEVSRNRMEHLGRSGIFLAPGSSDNRILANRISDVGEVRFFGGGVMAAGIRNTLIAHNDIRRAARYGISVKNWNPQTVNSDNVIEFNRIRDTARQTADAGAIEMLGRSGNDTRSIVRFNDIRDTGGLATDAQGRWLVRYKGFGIYLDDMTSGVTVQGNLLENTGMAAIFLHGGDNNRVSDNITVMTDRKDRFLRLEWVPSAGRNGLMHGNVANGNVVAGPAPNEQVVVSLTGGDYKVEDTQLESSAPPAASAGMASTARAAAPPAGGRLLDRLLAMKELPLDRVGPEGMR; from the coding sequence ATGCCCCGTTTCCACCCCGAGTCCTGGAGCTGTGCAGCCCGCGTCCTGGCGATCTGCGCGGTCCTGCTGTCTTCAGGATGGTCGATGGCCGCCGCGGCGGAGACGACCTTCTACGTGTCGCCCACTGGTAACGACCGCTGGTCGGGTCGGCTGCCCCAGCCCTCGGCGGACGGGCGCGACGGCCCCTTCGCCACCCCGGCCCGCGCGCTGGCCGCCGCCAGGGGGGGAGGGCCGGCGACGGTGCGGCTGGGTGGCGGCACCTATCGGCTGAGCGCGCCGCTGGTGGTGGACGGCTCGCTGTCCGGGCTGCGGCTGACGGCGGCGGAGGGTCAGCAGCCGGTTTTGTCGGGCGGCGAGATGGTGGGCGGCGCGCGGATGGCGAATGGCCTGCTGTCGGCGCCGCTGGCGCGCGAGCCGGGGCTGGATGTCGCCATCGGCGGCTCTGGCGGCGGGCAGCGGCTGGACGCCGCGCGCAGCGGCGACTTCGACCCCGGCGACCCGCGCAGCGGCTGGTTCCCGGCCAAGGCGGTGCAGTCCAACGCCAAAAGTCCCGGATCAAAGCGGCAGATGCAGGTGCCGCCGGGGGTGCTGAAGTCCGGCTGGGCCGGGCCGGGGGTGCGGGCGCAGGCGCTGGACCGCGAACGGCTGTCCGACGATCTGCTGGGCGTCGTCTCCGCCGACCCGAACGGGTTGCTGACCCTTGGCGGCGACGGACAATATCCGTACCGCGACGGCTCCACCGTTCGGTTGCTCGGCCATCCCGACTTCCTGACCCGGCCGGGCGAATTCGCCTGGGACGCCAAGGCCCGGCGGCTGCTGGTGAAGCCGCCGACCGGGTTCGACAGCGGGCGGGCGGAGCTGGTGGTGGCGAGGACCGCCACCCTGCTGCGGCTGGACAACGCCCGCAACGTGACGGTGGAGGGGCTGACCTTCACCGACGTGCCGTGGGACGGCTGCGCCGTGCTGGCGAAGGGCGGCAGCGGGCTGCGCATCGCCGGCAACCGCTTCGCCCTGGTCGGCACCGCGGTGACGCTGGACGGTGCCGCACGCAGCGAGGTGTCGCGCAACCGGATGGAGCATCTCGGCCGCTCCGGCATCTTCCTGGCGCCGGGCAGCAGCGACAACCGCATCCTCGCCAACCGCATCAGCGATGTCGGCGAGGTGCGCTTCTTCGGCGGCGGGGTGATGGCGGCGGGCATCCGCAACACGCTGATCGCCCACAACGACATCCGGCGGGCGGCGCGCTACGGCATCTCGGTGAAGAACTGGAATCCGCAGACGGTGAACAGCGACAACGTCATCGAGTTCAACCGCATCCGCGACACCGCCCGCCAGACCGCCGACGCCGGCGCCATCGAGATGCTGGGCCGCAGCGGCAACGACACCCGCAGCATCGTCCGCTTCAACGACATCCGCGACACCGGCGGCCTCGCCACCGACGCGCAGGGGCGCTGGCTGGTCCGCTACAAAGGCTTTGGCATCTATCTGGACGACATGACCAGCGGCGTGACGGTGCAGGGCAACCTGCTGGAGAACACCGGCATGGCGGCGATCTTCCTGCATGGCGGCGACAACAACCGGGTGTCGGACAACATCACGGTGATGACCGACCGCAAGGACCGCTTCCTGCGGCTGGAATGGGTGCCCAGCGCCGGTAGGAACGGCCTGATGCACGGCAACGTCGCCAACGGCAACGTGGTGGCCGGCCCGGCGCCGAACGAGCAGGTCGTCGTCAGCCTGACCGGCGGCGACTACAAGGTCGAGGACACGCAGCTTGAATCGTCGGCGCCGCCTGCGGCGTCCGCCGGTATGGCCAGCACGGCCAGGGCGGCCGCTCCGCCCGCCGGTGGGCGTCTGCTGGACCGGTTGCTGGCGATGAAGGAACTGCCGCTCGACCGCGTCGGACCGGAGGGAATGCGGTAG
- a CDS encoding heme biosynthesis protein HemY, producing MIRALWFLLKVAVVIAAAIWLADRPGTVSVHWLGYAVEAPFWVALLVTLAALGIAALGYRLIRGLIRTPQRIRRHSRARRRERGYRALTQGMVAIAAGDAPTARKMARKADGLLNEPPLTMLLSAQAAQLQGDERAAKQYFEAMLERPETAFLGMRGLLTQAIKSGDRVEALTLARKARGIQPNTPWLLGTLYDLEAQAGDWAAAEGTLQQAIQAGAIPTEEGRRHRAVLLLERSFEAERRGRADSALSHAQAAHDMMPGFVPAAVRLARLQIAADRPKPAAKVVERAWRQSPHPELAEIYRGLVSSYDPLARVRLFQKLVRQAPDSADSHLAVAQAAIEAQLWGEARQHLNRAMEIGPTRRAFRLMAELDRGERHDEDAAKDWLAKAANAPEDPVWTCNSCGAVSHNWGGLCGHCGAFDSLTWKAPTVAVPVMEPTDIPPALARPATA from the coding sequence ATGATCCGCGCCCTCTGGTTCCTTCTGAAGGTCGCGGTCGTCATCGCCGCCGCGATCTGGCTTGCCGACCGTCCCGGCACCGTCAGCGTCCATTGGCTGGGCTATGCCGTCGAGGCGCCCTTCTGGGTTGCCCTGCTGGTCACGCTGGCGGCGCTGGGCATCGCGGCGTTGGGCTACCGCCTGATCCGCGGGCTGATCCGCACGCCGCAGCGCATCCGCCGCCACAGCCGCGCCCGCCGCCGCGAACGCGGCTACCGCGCCCTGACCCAGGGTATGGTCGCCATCGCCGCCGGCGACGCGCCGACCGCGCGCAAGATGGCGCGCAAGGCCGACGGTCTGCTGAACGAGCCGCCGCTGACCATGCTGCTGTCGGCCCAGGCCGCCCAGCTGCAGGGCGACGAGCGCGCCGCCAAGCAGTATTTCGAAGCGATGCTGGAGCGGCCGGAAACCGCCTTCCTCGGCATGCGCGGGCTGCTGACCCAGGCGATCAAGTCGGGCGACCGGGTGGAGGCGCTGACCCTCGCCCGCAAGGCGCGGGGGATTCAGCCCAACACACCCTGGCTGCTCGGCACGCTCTATGACCTGGAGGCGCAGGCCGGTGACTGGGCTGCCGCCGAAGGCACCTTGCAGCAGGCGATCCAGGCCGGCGCCATCCCGACCGAGGAGGGCCGCCGCCACCGCGCCGTCCTGCTGCTGGAGCGCAGCTTCGAGGCGGAGCGCCGCGGCCGTGCCGACTCGGCCCTGTCGCACGCCCAGGCGGCACACGACATGATGCCGGGCTTCGTCCCCGCCGCGGTGCGTCTGGCCCGTCTGCAGATCGCCGCCGACCGTCCGAAGCCGGCGGCCAAGGTGGTGGAGCGGGCGTGGCGCCAGTCGCCGCATCCGGAACTGGCCGAGATCTACCGCGGCCTGGTCTCCAGCTACGACCCGCTGGCCCGCGTCCGTCTGTTCCAGAAGCTGGTGCGGCAGGCTCCGGATTCGGCCGACTCGCATCTGGCCGTCGCCCAGGCCGCCATCGAGGCACAGCTGTGGGGCGAGGCGCGCCAGCACCTGAACCGCGCCATGGAGATCGGCCCGACCCGCCGCGCCTTCCGCCTGATGGCCGAGCTGGACCGCGGCGAGCGCCATGACGAGGACGCGGCGAAGGACTGGCTGGCCAAGGCCGCCAACGCGCCGGAAGACCCGGTGTGGACCTGCAATTCCTGCGGGGCGGTCAGCCACAATTGGGGCGGGCTGTGCGGCCATTGCGGCGCCTTCGACAGCCTGACCTGGAAGGCTCCGACGGTCGCGGTCCCGGTGATGGAACCGACCGACATCCCCCCGGCGCTGGCCCGTCCGGCCACGGCATAA